The Sandaracinus amylolyticus genomic interval GAAGCGAGACAGATCCGCGAGCGGCGGCACCATCTCGAACCGACAGCCGTCCGCGACCCGGATCCTCAGCTGCGTCGCATCGAGATCGCGCGAGTCGACCCGCGCCTCGATACGCCCCCCGATCGACCCCGTCAGCGAGAAGGCAGCCATCTCCTGCAGCAGATCGCGCGGAATCGCCGAGATCGCGTCGTTGCAGCGCGTCGCCGGCATCTCCGCGCGGACGTCGAAGAGATAGTGGTCCGGGGCCCACTCCACGGCACCGGAGACGTCCACGTGCGCAGCCCCGGAGCGCACCCGCAGCCGCGCGATCTCCAGGCGCCGCTGCTCGGGCAAGAACGTCGACTCTCCCTCGAGCTCGAGCGCGATCCCCGCGATCGGCGCCGGCGCGATGCGCTCCGATTGCAGCGCGAGATCCCGCACCGCGAGCCGCCCGGTCGCGTGCAGCGCGTCGCCGGCACCTTCGATCGTGAGCGCGCCCTCGAGCCGCGCGTCCTCGGAGCGATGCAGCGGCAGCGCGTCGGGCAGCAAGGGCTCGACCACCGCCACCGCCACGTCTCGCAGCTCGATCGACCCGACCGCCCGTAACGACAGCGGCTCGACCCGCAGATCCCATCCGAGCCGACCACCGTGATCGGGCGCGCCCTCGCCGCGCGTGCGGAACGCATCCGCGCCGTCCCGGCGCACGTCGAGCGACAGGTTCGTGAGCACGTCGCGCGATCCGTCGGCCGTGCTCCGCCGCACGGTCAGCCCCTGGACGCGCCCTTCGAACGCCTCGCCCAGGAACCCGAACGCGCCGGCTGCTGCGCCCGCGCCCTCCTGTGCCCCGCTCTCCTCGTCGGACGCGCCCCGCAACGCGCGAGCGCGCGCGAGCAGCCCCTCGTCGTCCTCGCCCTCGCGGTCACGAACCTCGACCACGACATCGCGTGCCTCGACGCGGTCGAGCACCGAGCCACTCGCCACGACCCTCAGCTCGCCGATCGTCGTGGACTCCGAGGTGCCCGCCCCGAGCACCAGGTCCCTCGCGACGATCTCCAAACCACCCGCGGGATCACGCCTGACCTCGACGACGCCGCTCCCCAGCTCGCCGCGCGAGTCACGCAACACGGCGCGCACGTCGCGCGCGGCGATCGCGGGCAGCACGCGAACCGGGCCACCGTCCCCCGCGCCAGCTTCCTGCGGCGACTTCCGCCGAGCGCTCGCATCGACGACGACCTCGCCGCCGCGCACTTCCACGCGCTCGATTGCGTCCAGTCCGCTCGTCGCGAGCCCGAAGAGCCCACCGACGATCTCGAGCTCTCCGAGGCTCCCCCGCAGCAGCCCGGCGTCATCGTGCAGGTCGACGCCGCGCAGCACGATCGAGCCGAGCCCGACGTCGGTGTCGCGAACCGAGCAACGAAGCCCGCGCTGCTCGGCGCGCGCGACGACCTCTTCGCGCACGATCCCGGGCAATGCCAGCCAGCCGCCAAGCGCACCAGCCCCGAGAACGCCCCCCGCGACTGCTGCGACGACGGCCGCATTTCGACCGCGTTTCACGCGACGGTGCCTATCACGGAACTCGGATCGAGCCCAGCGGCGCGAGCGCGTGCAAGACGACGGAATAGGAGAAGCCCCGTGCTGCGCTGGGCAGCACGGGGCTTCGAAGAAGACCCGGCGGCGTCCTACTCTCCCACTCACTCACGCGAGCAGTACCATCGGCTCTGGAGGGCTTGACTTCCGAGTTCGGGATGGGATCGGGTATGGCCCCTCCGACGTTGCCACCGGAAAA includes:
- a CDS encoding transglycosylase domain-containing protein; this translates as MKRGRNAAVVAAVAGGVLGAGALGGWLALPGIVREEVVARAEQRGLRCSVRDTDVGLGSIVLRGVDLHDDAGLLRGSLGELEIVGGLFGLATSGLDAIERVEVRGGEVVVDASARRKSPQEAGAGDGGPVRVLPAIAARDVRAVLRDSRGELGSGVVEVRRDPAGGLEIVARDLVLGAGTSESTTIGELRVVASGSVLDRVEARDVVVEVRDREGEDDEGLLARARALRGASDEESGAQEGAGAAAGAFGFLGEAFEGRVQGLTVRRSTADGSRDVLTNLSLDVRRDGADAFRTRGEGAPDHGGRLGWDLRVEPLSLRAVGSIELRDVAVAVVEPLLPDALPLHRSEDARLEGALTIEGAGDALHATGRLAVRDLALQSERIAPAPIAGIALELEGESTFLPEQRRLEIARLRVRSGAAHVDVSGAVEWAPDHYLFDVRAEMPATRCNDAISAIPRDLLQEMAAFSLTGSIGGRIEARVDSRDLDATQLRIRVADGCRFEMVPPLADLSRFDAPFVHRVEEPDGAVFEMTTGPGTPEWTAIADISPFMLHAVLGHEDGGFFRHSGFSPSSIREALVRNLRAGRYVMGGSTISMQLVKNVFLRREKTLARKVQEVLLVWWIESAWPKERILELYLNVIEYGPGVYGIRNAAQHYFGVQPSELSPAQAAYLATILPNPKAYHSHWEQGALPSSWASRVARFIRTLGERERFDATAVDEGVREAESLQFHRGGEPPPVREFAGRTTPLPISGAANEVVWDEALDGMVAEEPVDEYE